DNA sequence from the Streptomyces canus genome:
CGACCTGCTGCCCGAGGGCTACGTCTGGGCCGACCACCAGCTCGACGCCGAGTGACACCGATCGCTGACGACGGTGTCGACGGGAGCGTGGCATGGTCATCAGTGCAGGGGACAGCAGCCTCGTAAGCCTGCCCCGGAACCGGCGGCCCACCCGACCCTAGGAGCGACAACCATGCGGTACCGCACACTCGGCAGCTCGGACCTGAACGTCTCGGAGATCTCGCTCGGGTCCTGGCTCACCTACTCCGGCGGCGTCGAGGCGGACGCGACCCGCGCCTGCACCGAGGCCGCCTTCGACGCGGGCATCAACTTCTTCGACACCGCCAACGCCTACGGACGGGGAGCCGCCGAGACGGCCTGGGGAGAGATCCTGTCCTCCCACCCCCGTGACTCGTACATCCTGGCCACCAAGGTCTATTTCCCGATGTCGGACGACCCGGCCGACCGCGGGCTGTCCCCCGCCCATATCGCCCAGCAGATCGACGCCTCCCTCACCCGCCTCAGGACCGACCACGTCGACCTGTACCAGGCGCACCGCTTCGACTCCGGCGTGCCGATCGAGGACACCGTCGAGGCGTTCCAGAAGGTCGTCGAGCAGGGCAAGGCCCGCTACATCGGCTTCAGCGAGTGGACCCCCGAACAGATCCGGGCCGCGATCGACCTCGCCGGCCCCGATCTGTTCGTCTCCTCCCAGCCGCAGTACTCCATGCTCTGGCAGGCCCCCGAGGCCGAGGTGTTCGGCCTGTGCGCCGCCAACGGCATCTCCCAGATCGTCTGGTCCCCCCTCGCCCAGGGCGTCCTGACCGGCAAGTACAAGCCCGGACAGCCCGTCCCCGAAGGAAGCCGGTTCGCCTCCGCGGACATGGCGGTCTCCCAGGACCTCGTCTACAGCGACGCCATCCTCGAAGCGGTCCAGCGCCTCGTCCCGATCGCGGAGGAGGCGGCGATGAGCATGGCCACCCTGGCGCTCGCGTGGGTCCTGCGCCGCGGCGAGGTCGCCTCCGCGATCACCGGCGCCTCCCGCCCCGACCAGGTCCACGCCAACGCCGCTGCCTCCGGCGTGGAACTGTCCGACGACCTGCTGACCGCCGTCGACCAGGCCCTCGGCGAGGTCCCCGTCACCGAGCCCACCCTCGCCCCCGGCGCCGAGGCCGGCATCAAGCACCGCTGAACTCATACGGCTGTCCGTCCCGGCGGGCCCGACCGGCACCCTGCCCGCCCTCACCCTCGCCGCCGGCCCGCTCGGCAGGGCAGGGCAGGGCAGGGCAGGACTGGCTGACGCTGCCCGCGAAGTGCGGGGCGAGGGGGCGGACACCACCGGCACGAAACGGCAAGGAAGACCGCCCGACCGCCGTGGCGTCTCATCAGCCGCTCTGCCCGGCGCCAGGCGGTTCCCGGAATGCGACGGCCCACGCGGCCCGAGCACAGCCGTCCGCCGAGGAACCTGCCGGTCCGGTGCGCGAGGAAGACGCCCGCCACAACGGCAGGAGAGGAAGTCGCCCGCCACCACAGCACCGGCCGCGGCGTCGATGACACCGGGCCGGCTGATGTGGCCGCCGCGGGCCGGCGCGCCCGCGGGGAGAGCACCGCTCTGCCCCGCCGGGCCGGACTGCTCGGCGTGCCGGACGTGAGTGGGTGCAGGTTCGGCCCCCCCCACCGACCAGCGGCCGATGCCGTGCGTTCAGCAGCTGCTGGTCCAGGTGTGCGAGTCTCCCCGGTCGTTGGCGCCCGCGTTGGACGGCACCTCCTGCCCGGGGCTCAGGCAGATGGTGACTCCGCCGCCCTGCCAGGCACTGGCGTACACCTTGACGTGGTCCTTGATGCCCGGGCCCGAGATGCCGTGGTTGGCCCACGAGCTGTCCTCGTCGGCGATGTTGCTCTCCCACCAGCCGTCGTCGCCGGTCCAACCCACCGACAGCCCGCCGTAGTTGGCGTCGGTGTAGGCGCAGAAGCTCCCCTGGGCGCAGGGTGCGGCGGCCTGGGCCGTGCCCGGTACGACGGCCAGGGCGGTGCCGGCGGCGAGGAACAGTCCGGCCGCGGTGATGAAGGTCTTGCGCATGAT
Encoded proteins:
- a CDS encoding aldo/keto reductase family protein, translating into MRYRTLGSSDLNVSEISLGSWLTYSGGVEADATRACTEAAFDAGINFFDTANAYGRGAAETAWGEILSSHPRDSYILATKVYFPMSDDPADRGLSPAHIAQQIDASLTRLRTDHVDLYQAHRFDSGVPIEDTVEAFQKVVEQGKARYIGFSEWTPEQIRAAIDLAGPDLFVSSQPQYSMLWQAPEAEVFGLCAANGISQIVWSPLAQGVLTGKYKPGQPVPEGSRFASADMAVSQDLVYSDAILEAVQRLVPIAEEAAMSMATLALAWVLRRGEVASAITGASRPDQVHANAAASGVELSDDLLTAVDQALGEVPVTEPTLAPGAEAGIKHR
- a CDS encoding peptidase inhibitor family I36 protein, coding for MRKTFITAAGLFLAAGTALAVVPGTAQAAAPCAQGSFCAYTDANYGGLSVGWTGDDGWWESNIADEDSSWANHGISGPGIKDHVKVYASAWQGGGVTICLSPGQEVPSNAGANDRGDSHTWTSSC